The Bubalus kerabau isolate K-KA32 ecotype Philippines breed swamp buffalo chromosome 10, PCC_UOA_SB_1v2, whole genome shotgun sequence sequence CTTTGGATCTTTAAGGATTATGGTCAGGGATGGCATTGATCAATATAATCTTAGGATTgtctaaaaatcatatttttagttAATATTGTCCCATTTCATCAGAAGTACAGAGTGCTTTAAATATTAGGTTATTTTCCTTACCTATGAATTAATTATGTATTAATGAATAGTAAATGGTTATGAAAATCCCTGaactaaaaaaaaacttaatttacTTATCTGAATACCTTTataaagcctttttaaaaaaattcctcgAGCCCAGTAGTTTCTATTTTAAGACAACTGGTCTTCATAGATGCTTTGAGCTGGGGTGACAGAAATGAGTGCTTTTTCTGTTGATTTCTGAGAATATAAGTTTTTTTGAGGTGGGGAATCTAGTTTTGTTCTTGGTCCTCTCCTGCTCAACCTGAGCAGAGAATCATTTGCCTGATAAGCAAAGTTTCTCTTCCCATCATGCTTGGTTTTAGATTGTAGATTCAGGAGGTGGTTGGGGAAAGTGATGCTGGAGCTGGAAGTTTAAGCTGGAGGTTCAGGGGCTACCACCCTGACAGTTCTGAAGTTGGTTAGGTTCTGGAACATGTTGCAGTCCATTTCCACAGTGAGCCTCTGGCACCCCACCTTCATTGGCACGAACTCGAGTTGGGTGCGCAAAGTGTTTCTGGGCTGCACCGAATTCACtctgaaatagaagaaaagaaaagtccTAGTTCTGTCTCAGGGCCATTCCTTTGCTGGTCCCAGTGAATCTGATCCTTACCTGATTACAGAGGTGGACCCTGAAGAAATAAACATGTAAGTACCCAGCTGTTAAAACAGAGGAGGTTTGAAGGGGGTGGAAGGCAGGAGCCTCCATGGTGAGCAGCTGTATAGTTGAGAAACATCCTATTCTAAGGGCTTCCAGGTTGCATCTGTCGTTTCATCACCTGTGACTTCAGTCTGGTCTCATTCTTGGTAATAGTAGGCTTGTGAAACTATGGTTTTAGAAGCCTCATTGCTAACTGCAGTGGGTGTAGTGGGCATACTGAGATGTCAGGATGCCAGCAGGTGGTGGTTGGGGCCCTATCGGCACCTTTCTTGTCTACCTGTGGACCTTATGGTGACTGAGCAAATGGTGCAGATTTCTTTTAAGAagctttgccttaaaaaaaaaaaaaaaaaaaaaaaaaaagaagctttgcCTTACAATTTATCTGGGCGACCACAGAAGTCTGGTTAAATGCTGGCAGTCCTTCTCTCAACTTATGGCCAAGAGTGACTGACTGAGTTTCTTGAGGCTGAGGTGGTGGCTCAACAACCGCACAACCTgtcagggacctcggggttggaATAGGCATCGTGAACTGTATGTGTGTTTAGTGGAGGATGCTGTGGACCTCACGAGAGAAGGAGCAATGACTAACAAAGATACTTGCAAAATCTAAAGCCAACAAGGTGCTAATAACCTACATTATACAGGGTTtgtgtatatgaatatatgtgtgtgtatatatacccaCAGGTCAACAAGGAAAAAaggaacagcaaaaaaaaaagtgggcaaaGTTAAGGAACtatacagaggaggaaatggaaaaggcTGATAAACATGAAgagttgcaaattaaaacaatgatgaGATATTATTTTATTCCTGTTAGACTggattaaaagagaaaacagtatTGCCAAGAGTGGAGGGATGGTAGGAATATAGAAGCTGTCAAGTACTGCTGGACAGAACTGCAGCCATTCTACAAACCAGTCTGATAGCATGTGGTCAAACCAGGTCTTATCCTATGTCTCAGCAACTCCATTCCTGTGCATTTACCCCACACACATGAATTTTCAAGCAGGTATATAAGGGAATATGTGTATTTATGGTGTCTGAGAGTTGGAGGCACTGTGGAGTGGTGTGGTAGGAAGCAGGGGCATACATGATGGAGTAATTTGTAGCAGAAGCAATGGACTTGACATGTGGATGAGTGAAAAACAGTTCTGAGTGAAATGAGTTAGACATAGCAtttatatagtttaaaaatacagGCTCATGAAGCAACAGTACACATTTTACACATACTAAGACAAGGATATGAAGAGTGGTGGTGGGGATAGGAGTATAAGGGAATGTGTAAATAAAATTCTGTATTGTGTTGTCACTGGTAGAATGCAGCTCTTCCCTGTGATGTTCCCTAACCCCCTCACCTGTGTTCATCAGTAATACCCAGGCCCTCTCTGCATGACCAGGACCTCAACCAGCGTGAGGGCACAGAGCCTCCCTCTGTCCTGTACCCCTGTAAACGGTGGCCCCAGGGAGAAAGAGGCCCTGATCTTTTAGTTCAGCTCTGGCAGGTGTTTGCTCTGTCTTCATGGACATAGCAAACAGAGTGTCATCTTGGGTTCCTgccattctttaccatttgagccaggtTCCTGCCTTTCTGACAGGTTGAGATACTTCTGTGGGATAAGAAGCTTGTGGTCTCTTACCTGTAGCTCTTCTCTCGGTGAACGAGCCCCTTTCCGAAGATGGAGATCACACAGTCTTCCAAGGGAACATCGAGGGGGTTATGGATGCTGACCAAGGCCATCAGGGGCTGATGTTGCTGTGCCGTCTCTGGCATCTGTGGGGGATCCCAAGAGCATGGAGCTGTAGTCACTCCTTCCCTTCCTGGCTACTCTCCCTGAACCCTTTCTTGGTTATTCTATCTCTACCATCCTCACGTAAACTAAACTGCTGACTTCCCTAGCCCTCTACTTGGTCTTCTGTATTTTCTCTCACCCTTGATCCATCACTGATGACACTGATGCTGCCTTTCCTTCACTTGGAAACCTTGGAAGGTTTCCCATTGTCTTAGAATTCAGCTTTGGTTGGCCTTCAGAGCCCTTCACAGTCTAACCCCAATCTATCCCAGGCTCATCTGTTCTACCCCTGACTACACCCTAACCTCTGCGGGCAATTTCCCAGCCCCAGCACAGCCCTCAGGCTCCCTTCCTTTGGGCCTCTCTACTCAGTCTTCCATCTGCAATGGCCTTCTCCCTCCTCTGCACTGAAAGCTTACCTATTGTTCAAAGCCTGAcacaaatgccacctcctccatgaagcttTCCCAAACCCCCAGCCGGAAATAGGCCTCTTTACTTCACTTGTGCCAGAGTGACTTTGTTCCTCTAAAAGCTCTTACATAGAAGACCACACTTTGTGTCACCCTTGCCTAACTGTAACCCCCTCCAGGGCAGAGACCAAGTCACATTCATTTTGGTCCAGGTCCACATGTGGAAAGAGGACTGGACTAAGAGCCCCAAGCCTCTAAGACAGCCCATTTTTATGATTTGTAGGCAGGATACTTTCCTCATCTGAATAATGGGAAGAGTTCACCTCCCAGGGCTGTtattaaaagaagtaaaatgtgGAAATACATTGGTATTGTATAAAGTGCTAAATGACCGTAGGCTTATCTTTGTGAGTTTGGAGGCAGCCACTGAGAAGACTCCCAATTTTAGAAACCTTTACTTAAAGTGGAAAGATTTAAATCTTAGTATCGTATATAAGAAATCATCTCTTTCAAGAGAAGGAGCTCTCAACCCAGCATTTCCTGATAGTTTCTTCAGCATGGTTACCTGCTCTGAAGCTTGAGGGGCTCTGTTCTTTGTGAAACGGTGACCTGAAGAGCAGCAAACAGCGATTTGGGGAAGGACCAGTGCCTACCTCTATGGCAAGGTGTGGTCTGCAAATGGCGATGTCTTGCTGGGCGAAGCAGGGAAGGCTGGAATGCGTTGCCATGGCAGTGAGTCTGAGGAAGCTATTCTCTGGCAGGCTTTGTTCAAAACTGGAGTTGAACAGGGAGGTAGAGATTTCCTTAGCTGAAACACGTAACAGGTGGAGTCAGTGCCCGGGAGTGAGTGCACGTGCCCCAGAGACAAGCAGTGGTTTCACACATGACTCCCAAGAGTCAGGGCCTCACTGAAGCCAGAAACATGCCTCATTCCTCAGAGCAATTTCAGAATGAACTCACTCAAGAACCCACccaaaaggacttccctggtggtccagtggttaggagtccgtGGTCTCAAGGCAGGGGTCCAGGTTCATCCCCCAGTCAGGAAAACAGTTCCCACGTTCCACAACCAAGAGCccgaatgctgcaactaagaccaggggcagcaaaaaaacaaaaaacaaaaaacaacccacccAAGACCAACATCACCATCATGAGCACAACACTTGGTAGACCACCTCCACAGGGTTCTGGAAAGGGCCCTGTGAACTACAAGTGGAGCCTCAATCTCCTTGTCTGGTAATAACAACTAGGTGGGACGGCTCCTGGTTCATGAGACAGTTGTTAAGTGCTGGCCTCAGACCTGCCACCCAGGCGTGGCTGAATATATGCTTGCTTGGtcccctccccttctctgctTCTGTTCTTTCCCCTTTGCAGAAAAAATGAAGCCACCCTTCCCTCCTCACCACTGCCTCCAGGGTGAGGCCCCCTGTGTGCCCCGATCCtgtcctctgctttttaaatcagTGCTCCATCCCAACCTCATCGCTGCTTCACTGTGTAACTGTGGGCAATTTATTTAACTGTGTCTTGGTCTCCTCATCTTTTGCGGGGATGATAATGGTTCCTGCTTCATAAGGTCATTATGaggataaatgagataatgcataccGAACACTTAGCATCATGTTTGCCaaaaataagtgctcaataaatgtgagctATAATTATTCTAGTTGTGTCTCATTTCCTCAAAGGTTTCACCATTGGTTATAACCCATCTCTCCTGAGGCTTCGTCTTTTTTTCCCTATGAATTCTTCTTCAGCATATAAGCAGGTTCTGAGCTCTATCCGAGAGAGCAGAACCTCCCTCTCCTGCATGTCCCTGTCTgccactcagcctcttttctttttccatccattCTTCCAGGAAGGACTGCGTATCTTGTCTCACCTCCTCAGCTCTCAGTCAGTTTAAGCCCCAGGAACCTATTGCTTCTCCATCAGACCTCTGTCAGTAGAGGCTTTCCAGCCTTGACCTCTCACAGCCTCTCCGCTGGCCATGCTGGGCTCCCCCTTCTTCTCTTTGACTTAGTCTCTCACTCTGCTGTCTCCCTGTCTGGTGTCTACACGCTGGTGCTGCCTGGGTTTCCTCCTCGCCCTCGCATTTTCTCTCAGTCCTTCCCCACTCTCCCCTGTGCCCATCCAGGACTTATCTGGAATACCAGGTTTAGGTTTCCAGTTGCCTACTGCCCATCACAGCTCAGATGTCTTCTGGGATTTCAAACCCAACATGCAACAAACAGAACGCATCATCTTTCTCCCCAAACCTGTTCTTTCCCATTGGCCCTACTTTAGAGGTTCACCCAAACTGGAAGCACCGTCTAGCCACATACACAAGTCCAATCTAGCCCACTTCTATAATATGACTTCATTTGAAAAGTTCTGCTAATTTACTTTGTCCTTCAATTTTTTCAAAACCTTCCAACTTCTAATCTGTGGTTGTTGGATACACATTAGATACACATTAGAATCATATGGGAAGCTTTAAAAATTCCCAATGCCAAGCCACACCCCAAGTCAATTGTAACAGACTCTGACCGAGAGACCTAGGAATCAGTATATTTGAAGTTCTCCAGGTGATTCAACATGCAGACAAGGTTGAGATACATGACTCTAATATGACCCCTTCCATTCCATTCTACCAAaagttctttttcaaaaatgaatttcTAATCCCATTGACTCCTCTGGTTAAAACCTTTTACCAGCTCCCCATTGCCCAGAGAATAAAACCCAAACTCTTGAGCAGCATCTACAAGCCACTTCAAGATCTGGCCCAGTCTGGCTCTCACGCAACTCCCCCACTCCACTCCTCCCACTCTTGGAAAGGGAACAGAGtggaaagactggaggcagggGGACCAGTCAGGAGGTTGCTGCAATCATGTAAACAAGCTCTATTCCACTGATTCTCTTGCCTGCACATTGGAGTCACCCAAGGACTTAACAATATTTTTGATGTTTGGGTCAAACTGTAGAGTTTCTGAATTAATTGGTCTGGGGTGCAGGCTGATCATCAAACTTCCCCCAGGTGGTTCTTACGTGCAGCATAGTTGGAGAACAGCTGCTCTAGTCCAGGGAATTTCAACCCTagaatgacacagggagctctgaAAAAATTCCAGTGCTTGGATCTGGCTCCAGTTCAATTACTTAAGaatctcaaggaggaggaagaacCTGGGCCTATGTCCCTTCTGCCTGGAAAGCCCATGACTCACTTCTCTGTCTGACACTGCCTTACTCATCCTTCGAGACCCAGGGCAGCCTGATTTACCTGggggcagcctgctcctgcctggGAGAGATGCTAATCCACCATTGTACTGCGTTTACCTCGTCAAACACTTCTTACACTGCTCCATAGTCTGTTAACTCAAATGACTACAATCAGaattgtgggttttgtttttcctgtgtgaagctcagtaaatatgtattgaatgagagagagagagagcgagcagGCACATCAGGAACTAGAAACCATGTCATCGAATCTGCAGGGGTTGCTGTATGGCTGCTGCCTGCTCAGAGTGGGAGCTGGGGGTGTAGATTGTTGGGAAGGGATCACAGATAGTTACCTGAGTTGGCACTGAGTATAAGGACAAAATTCTTCCTCCAGAGCTTGGCAGCAAGGACGCCGTTGTAGTACACTGCCTGCAGCCCAATTGCCAGCTGTACTTCCTTCTCCTGGTCAGTGGGGTTTAACAAGTTCACAGAGAACTCTACATTCTTTCCCAGGGCTAGGGAACTCGGTGCTTCCAAAAAGAGATGTAGAGGATCATCAGTCTCACAACGAGGAGGATAGATGCCATCATTCTTGTGTTTCATTCtgtatttctggactttctccaGCACCATTTTTTCTTGAGAAGATcctgaagaatgaaataaagcagaCCTCTTACCCAGCAGGTATAGACCCTTCTAACAAGAGCTCAGGATTAAGGTTCATTGACCCACTACTGCTCAAATTTGCCAAGGCCAACAAGAGCCTTGCAAACCTCTTGCGCCACatgtagctaaaaaaaaaaggtttgtgtTAGACAAACTCACCACAGATACAGTGTGTCTCTTCCAAGTCACTCAGGGGTCAAGTTCTTCAAGTACTATGAATTTGCCCCTTGAATGGTGGGAGAGCTAGTTTTTGTACAAGTTGCAGGAACTTGTATTTTCCTAAGTGAAGGAGTTTGGACTTATTCCAAGGGAAATGGAGGCCAGGGAATATTCTGGAGCAGGAGTATTCTGtaacataaatatatttgtgtCCTGGGAAGCTCATTCTGGAAACTGTAAGTTAGAGATGGAATAATGATGGGGAGACTGGAGGCAGGGGTCCAATTAGGAGGCTACTATAATACTGTAGAAAAGAGATGATGAGGCCCTGGGTGACCTGCAGGCAATGAGGAAGGAGATGAGGAGATGGGTGTGAGGGTACCACTGGGAGGCTCAAGAACAGTGCAGGCTTTCTTGTTTGGACAAATGGTGGACAGCACAGCAGTGCGCTCTAATAACTAATATGGAGGGGAATACACAGGGAGGTTGGGGAGTGTTGGAGgacagcaggagagagagagtatTTCCTGGCAGCTgggcttgttttttgttttgtctttggccatgccacatgtgacatgtgggatcttagcttcccaaccagggattaaccccctgcagtagaagtgcagagtcttaaccactggaccaccagggaaatcacctGGGCTTGGTGTTAAGTATTCTGTTCTatagcagtggttctcagctggggACAGTTTTGCCCCCAGGGGACATCTGGACATGTGAGGAGATAtttctggttgtcacaactggaggTGGTGGTTGAGGAGGGGCTGGCATCTAGAGGACAGAGACCAGGAAGGCTTCTGAATGTCCCAGGTTGCACAGCCTCCCAGATAGCAAAGATATCTGGTCCAAAATGTGAATAAAGTCAAACAGGGTTGAGAAGTCCTGTTTTATGTGATGGGGAATGGACTGCACGTCTCCCTGGCCTGCATGTGTCTGGCCCATTCCTTTCTCTCTGTTGCTGTTTGGGGCCCTCCTCTGCCtggtgcgtgcatgctaaattgcttcagtcgcatccaattctttgcaaccctacagactgtagccactcagtctgtccatgggatttttctgggcaagaaaatgagtgtgttgccatttcctactccaggggatcttcctgacccagggatcaaactggcatctcctgcattggtgggcaaattctttacctctgagccacccgggaggCCCCCCACTGCTTGATACCTTCAGGATACTTGTAGTTCTGTGTGATGTCCTCATGGCGGTCACAGTCCACATTCTTGGTGCTGATATTATTGCCAAAATACTTAGTGTTGCAGTCAGACAACTCCAGTGTCCCATCCTCACGGCACTTCCAGACCACACATGAGGCATTTATTGAGGCAAAAATGTCTGATGCTGCAGGGGTCAGCCACACTATCCCCTCCTTGATGGCTCTGACTGGGACCAGATCACAGGCCTCCAGGACTGAGGGAGAGAAATGTCAGTGAGTGAGACGAATCATACCCAGACCTTGGCTTTGGTCAGAGCAGCAAAACCTCTGTTCCCATCCTAATGCCCTTGCCCCTCCACTGGAATCAAGGTCAGAGGTGGGCACTAGGCAGGGTTTCTGAGAGGGCACAGCTGAGGGGAAGCTCACTTTTAGTGACATAACTTTTTGGTCATGGTCTATGGCAGGTGCTCTTTTGGACAAGACCTCAGAGTTACAGAGTACATGGGAGTTCCTAAGCCAGCTTGACCACAGACATGACAGGAGGAGGTTGCCTTTGTTGAGCACTTCCTACATGCCCAGCTCTGTGACTGTTCTGTTCCTGGGGGGCCTTGGGCCAGCATCCCACTGCTCACTATCAGTCCTGCCACCACTTCTGTTTTAGGGGCTGCAGACCTGCTATGGACCACCTGCTGCCCGTTTCCTCTCCAAGGGACTCCTTGTACTCTTGCAGCTCTGTGTAACCTGGTGGTCCTAGGCCCACCCCAGTCTTTACCTTCACCTCCTTTAAGAGCACTTGGGTATAGAATCTGCCATCCGTCATAAACCTCAAGCAGATCAGGTCGGGCCATCCAGCACTCCGTGGAAGTCTGGAAGATCCTGAAGCAAAGGGAACAATACAAGAGGGGGGCAAAAGTCCTGAAGCAGTCCTAGAGATGACAGAGCTGTGACTAAGTGGATGGGAGGACGCTGTGTAAGAGTGGTTCCAACACTCCCAGGAAGGGGCGTGCATCTCACATTCACCCTGACCTTCAGAATCCTGCCTTTTGGAGTTCTGAAGGCCTATTCAAAGCAGGGCTACTTGGGCTGGGGGGttcccatggatcacagcctgtGGGTTTGGAGCCCTGTCAGGTCTGGACTTCATCCATCCCCTTTGGGCTTCTCACCAGGCTCTGCCtctgttgccttctccattctgaaGCCCCTCCTCGTTGTAGTACTCGTTTACCAGCAGGTCCCCGCCGGTGCCCTGGGCTGAGGTGAACGTGGTAACAACTCGGGCAGGGATTCCCAGGCCTCGCAGCACTGCATGGAAGTAGGCAGAGGGTCAGGGCACCAGAGAGGGCTGGGATGCAGGGATGGGGCCTATGGCTAGCATTCTCCATGTCTCCTCTGGACACTAGGCACGTTCATGGTCTTAAATGCCAGGTGACATTGTGGAAAGAGAAGGGGCACAGGAATTGACACCTGCCCGACCTACGCTATATGAAGGCCAAGTAATGAGAAGCAGACAAGTTACACAGCAGGTGGAGTACACAGCAGCGGGAGGCTTCAACAGAGCTTTGGGACTGGCTTTTctggg is a genomic window containing:
- the EPB42 gene encoding protein 4.2 isoform X1 encodes the protein MGQGEPSQLSTGLTGLSVAPSLQDFFLSTTGLGIKSCDFQAARNNAEHHTNDISSQRLIVRRGQPFTISLHFQAPVHTFLRALKKVALIAQTGKQPSKANGTQATFSVSSLGDRKWWSAMVEERDDQSWTISVTTPADAIIGHYSLLLQVSDRKQCLGQFTLLFNPWNREDAVFLGNEAQRREYLLNQNGLIFLGTADCIQAEPWDFGQLEEDVIDLGLSLLTVDNRVEKWGNPVHVARVLGALLHILKEKFVLPTAKIQTTEERALLNKRRGSAPILRQWVTGHGRPVYEGQAWVLAAVACTVLRGLGIPARVVTTFTSAQGTGGDLLVNEYYNEEGLQNGEGNRGRAWIFQTSTECWMARPDLLEVYDGWQILYPSALKGGEVLEACDLVPVRAIKEGIVWLTPAASDIFASINASCVVWKCREDGTLELSDCNTKYFGNNISTKNVDCDRHEDITQNYKYPEGSSQEKMVLEKVQKYRMKHKNDGIYPPRCETDDPLHLFLEAPSSLALGKNVEFSVNLLNPTDQEKEVQLAIGLQAVYYNGVLAAKLWRKNFVLILSANSAKEISTSLFNSSFEQSLPENSFLRLTAMATHSSLPCFAQQDIAICRPHLAIEMPETAQQHQPLMALVSIHNPLDVPLEDCVISIFGKGLVHREKSYRVNSVQPRNTLRTQLEFVPMKVGCQRLTVEMDCNMFQNLTNFRTVRVVAPEPPA
- the EPB42 gene encoding protein 4.2 isoform X2 is translated as MGQGLGIKSCDFQAARNNAEHHTNDISSQRLIVRRGQPFTISLHFQAPVHTFLRALKKVALIAQTGKQPSKANGTQATFSVSSLGDRKWWSAMVEERDDQSWTISVTTPADAIIGHYSLLLQVSDRKQCLGQFTLLFNPWNREDAVFLGNEAQRREYLLNQNGLIFLGTADCIQAEPWDFGQLEEDVIDLGLSLLTVDNRVEKWGNPVHVARVLGALLHILKEKFVLPTAKIQTTEERALLNKRRGSAPILRQWVTGHGRPVYEGQAWVLAAVACTVLRGLGIPARVVTTFTSAQGTGGDLLVNEYYNEEGLQNGEGNRGRAWIFQTSTECWMARPDLLEVYDGWQILYPSALKGGEVLEACDLVPVRAIKEGIVWLTPAASDIFASINASCVVWKCREDGTLELSDCNTKYFGNNISTKNVDCDRHEDITQNYKYPEGSSQEKMVLEKVQKYRMKHKNDGIYPPRCETDDPLHLFLEAPSSLALGKNVEFSVNLLNPTDQEKEVQLAIGLQAVYYNGVLAAKLWRKNFVLILSANSAKEISTSLFNSSFEQSLPENSFLRLTAMATHSSLPCFAQQDIAICRPHLAIEMPETAQQHQPLMALVSIHNPLDVPLEDCVISIFGKGLVHREKSYRVNSVQPRNTLRTQLEFVPMKVGCQRLTVEMDCNMFQNLTNFRTVRVVAPEPPA